A single window of Acinetobacter wuhouensis DNA harbors:
- the tssE gene encoding type VI secretion system baseplate subunit TssE gives MNLDQLYPYGFRSTLFDRLIVEDEYSKGLSLKELRDSVAQDLEDLLNTRIAKLDTDFDDYPQAKKSIVQFGIIDFVGLSTANPTDRDTICQSIEQSIAAHEPRLKQIKVEMQLDDQNVGSLCLSIQAYLNIHPLYEPVIFDALLKPTTQQYEISAKS, from the coding sequence ATGAATTTAGATCAACTTTACCCCTATGGATTTCGATCTACATTATTTGATCGTTTAATCGTTGAAGATGAGTATAGCAAAGGGCTTTCATTAAAAGAGCTGAGAGATTCCGTTGCTCAAGATTTAGAAGACTTACTGAATACACGTATAGCCAAACTTGATACAGATTTTGATGATTATCCTCAGGCAAAAAAGTCAATTGTTCAATTTGGAATTATTGATTTTGTAGGACTTTCTACTGCAAATCCAACAGACCGAGATACGATTTGCCAATCAATAGAACAATCCATTGCCGCACATGAGCCCCGATTAAAGCAAATTAAAGTAGAAATGCAATTAGATGACCAAAATGTAGGGTCTTTATGTTTAAGTATTCAAGCTTACTTAAATATCCACCCACTGTATGAACCCGTAATTTTTGATGCCTTACTTAAACCAACAACACAACAATATGAAATTTCAGCAAAATCTTAA
- a CDS encoding Hcp family type VI secretion system effector — protein MKDIYVRFQGKYKVDGESRDSEHKNWLEVNSWSHNIRQPKSATSSSVGGHTAERVEHSDMVFVKDLDATSPKLWEASSAGYTFDEVQVDFYRANGEKRIKYLQIKLKHVLISSVTPSVNEEGVPTESFGLKYAAVEWTYLQQDISGNAKGTVVSKWSLSTNTAAFNA, from the coding sequence ATGAAAGATATATACGTTCGTTTTCAAGGTAAATACAAAGTAGATGGCGAGTCGCGTGATTCTGAGCACAAAAATTGGCTAGAAGTTAATTCTTGGTCTCATAATATTCGTCAACCAAAATCTGCTACTTCATCAAGCGTTGGTGGTCATACTGCTGAACGTGTAGAGCATTCAGATATGGTTTTCGTTAAAGATTTGGATGCAACAAGTCCAAAACTTTGGGAAGCTTCTTCTGCTGGTTATACATTTGATGAAGTACAAGTTGATTTTTATCGTGCAAATGGTGAAAAGCGTATCAAATATCTTCAAATCAAATTGAAACATGTACTGATTTCAAGTGTAACTCCTTCTGTAAATGAAGAAGGTGTACCAACTGAATCATTTGGTTTGAAATATGCAGCAGTAGAATGGACTTATTTACAACAAGATATTAGCGGAAATGCTAAAGGTACTGTTGTTTCTAAATGGTCTCTATCTACAAATACTGCAGCATTCAATGCGTAA
- the tssC gene encoding type VI secretion system contractile sheath large subunit encodes MSNLQANNAQQDTAVEEIGLLDSIVERSRIARNDEEHDRAKSLIGELAKEVMAGTITVSENMSLSIDKRIAEIDALISKQLSQIMHHEQFQKIESTWRGLYYFCQESPSNPLIKIRMLNTTKKELVKDFQGATDFDQSTLFKKVYEEEYGSFGGAPYATLIGDFEFDRTPSDMYLLEQMSHVAAAAHAPFISAASSNMLGLESFTDIDRPRDVSKVFETAEYVQWRSFRESDDSRYVALTMPRVLGRLPYDPKEGWATEGFNFVEDVSGQNHDEYLWMNAAYAFGTRLTNAFDQHGWCAAIRGVEGGGMVEGLPVHTFKTNDGEVAFKCPTEIAITDRREKELSDLGFIPLVHCKNTDYAAFFGAQSTQKPKKYDSDTANANSSLSSQIQYIMAVSRIAHYLKAMMRDKVGSFASAGNIEAFLNEWLSQYVLLDDGASQEAKAQYPLREASVKVVENPAEPGHYKSVVFLRPHFQLDELSVSLRLVTELPQSSN; translated from the coding sequence ATGAGTAATTTACAGGCAAATAATGCACAACAAGATACAGCTGTAGAAGAGATTGGTTTACTTGATTCAATTGTAGAACGTAGTCGAATTGCACGTAATGATGAAGAGCATGATCGTGCCAAAAGCTTGATTGGTGAATTAGCCAAAGAGGTGATGGCGGGAACAATTACTGTTTCTGAGAATATGTCTTTGTCGATTGATAAACGTATCGCTGAAATTGATGCATTAATCTCAAAGCAACTCAGCCAAATCATGCATCACGAACAATTTCAGAAAATTGAATCGACTTGGCGCGGTTTATATTATTTCTGTCAAGAATCACCTTCGAATCCTTTAATTAAAATTCGTATGTTGAATACAACGAAAAAAGAGTTGGTGAAAGATTTCCAAGGTGCGACAGATTTCGATCAAAGTACGTTATTCAAAAAAGTCTATGAAGAAGAATATGGCTCATTTGGTGGAGCACCATACGCAACATTAATTGGTGATTTTGAATTTGACCGTACGCCTTCAGATATGTATCTGTTGGAACAAATGTCACATGTAGCTGCTGCCGCCCATGCGCCGTTTATTTCGGCTGCAAGTAGTAATATGTTGGGATTAGAGTCATTTACCGATATTGATCGTCCACGTGATGTTTCAAAAGTCTTTGAAACAGCAGAATACGTACAATGGCGTTCTTTCCGTGAAAGTGATGACTCTCGCTATGTTGCTTTGACGATGCCGAGAGTTTTAGGACGTTTGCCTTATGATCCTAAAGAAGGTTGGGCAACGGAAGGCTTTAATTTTGTAGAAGATGTTTCAGGTCAAAACCATGATGAATATCTATGGATGAATGCTGCATATGCTTTTGGTACACGCTTAACTAATGCATTTGACCAACATGGTTGGTGTGCTGCGATTCGTGGTGTTGAAGGTGGTGGCATGGTTGAAGGCTTACCAGTACATACGTTCAAAACTAATGATGGTGAAGTTGCATTTAAATGCCCAACTGAGATAGCGATTACTGATCGACGTGAAAAAGAATTAAGCGATCTAGGTTTTATTCCGTTAGTTCACTGTAAAAATACGGACTACGCTGCATTTTTTGGTGCGCAATCGACTCAAAAGCCGAAGAAATATGATAGTGATACAGCCAATGCGAATTCTTCGTTGTCGAGTCAGATTCAATACATTATGGCTGTTTCTCGTATTGCACATTATTTGAAAGCAATGATGCGCGATAAAGTCGGTAGTTTTGCATCTGCGGGAAATATTGAGGCTTTCCTGAATGAGTGGTTGTCACAATATGTACTCCTAGATGATGGAGCTTCACAGGAAGCTAAAGCGCAATATCCGCTTCGTGAGGCTTCTGTAAAAGTTGTAGAAAATCCTGCTGAGCCAGGCCACTACAAGTCTGTGGTTTTTTTAAGACCACATTTCCAGCTGGATGAGTTGTCGGTTTCATTGCGACTTGTTACTGAGTTACCTCAGTCCTCGAATTAA
- the tssB gene encoding type VI secretion system contractile sheath small subunit yields MAKRESVQKKLQRIRPPRVQLTYDVEVGDGKEVKELPFVVGVLGDFSAASELEKTKLKDKKFVNVDLENIDEVMESLSPRAAYQVENTLTEEGGRMSVDLTFKSMADFRPENVVQQVDPLKKLVEARERLTDLRNKISNSERLEDLLDEVLQNTDQIRKLSAEAGPDHE; encoded by the coding sequence ATGGCAAAACGTGAAAGTGTACAGAAAAAATTACAACGAATTAGGCCACCTCGTGTGCAACTTACTTATGATGTAGAAGTTGGTGATGGGAAAGAGGTTAAGGAGCTTCCTTTTGTTGTTGGTGTGTTGGGCGATTTCTCAGCAGCATCTGAATTAGAAAAAACTAAGCTAAAAGATAAAAAATTCGTCAATGTTGATTTAGAAAATATTGATGAAGTTATGGAATCATTGTCTCCACGAGCAGCTTATCAAGTTGAAAATACGTTGACTGAAGAAGGTGGCCGTATGTCAGTTGATTTGACATTTAAATCAATGGCAGATTTTAGACCTGAGAATGTTGTACAGCAGGTAGATCCTCTGAAAAAATTGGTTGAGGCACGTGAGCGTTTAACCGACTTGAGAAATAAAATTTCGAATAGTGAACGTTTAGAAGATTTGCTTGATGAAGTTTTGCAAAACACTGATCAGATTCGTAAATTAAGTGCAGAGGCGGGTCCTGATCATGAGTAA
- the tssH gene encoding type VI secretion system ATPase TssH, with product MTDLKVLIKKLSTSSRTSLEQSANLCVNHQNFEIEIEHFFVKLLEQPQNDIEILLNKYKISKDGLVADLLECISQLPKGNTRTPIFSKSIVRLLEQAWLLASAEQDPVIRSGHLLIALLTASDLYQIAIRASSLFDLFPIDTMKHKFLEICLNSSENIQVNNQENNAQEIAVNTESDNVTKKTPALDQFTINLTEKAKKGGIDPVIGREYEIRLMLDILMRRRQNNPILTGEPGVGKTAVVEGLALKISQNQVPDALKNVQVHSLDMGLLQAGASVKGEFENRLKQVIQEVQQSAHPIILFIDEAHTMIGAGGQAGQNDAANLLKPALARGELRTIAATTWAEYKQYFEKDAALSRRFQVVKVEEPTEEVAIDMLRAMIPVMANHFNLRIDDEAIVTAVHSSHRYISGRQLPDKAISVLDTAAARVALTQNAQPVKLDQLKAQQHNLYLELNIIENEHLHNPIHDERLTQLKASLDVLNQDIENTEKQWQTELHFIQQIQSLEQSETAAQQATKDEILKIRSQLHASQGQEPLVFERVNAHIINEIISDWTGIPVGKMVNDEIKQILSLEEKLEQRVMGQDYALHQLVQGIKTSKARLEDPNKPQGVFMLVGPSGVGKTETALALANELYGGESHLITINMSEYQEAHTVSSLKGAPPGYVGYGQGGVLTEAVRRNPYSVVLLDEIEKSHSDVQELFYQVFDKGTLEDGEGRVIDFKNTTILLTSNTGSNAIMQACLNQPVEEWPNADELIEQLKPSLYKQFKPAFLGRMRIVPYFPLHDDLLVRIIVHKLGKITARLEKQYETKVTHSDDLIELILSRCTEVDSGARNVDNILNSTVLPALATEILVALAEQKLPKTIHIDVKDDEIIYLLDPQDKVAKKKTSKKTKSVEA from the coding sequence ATGACAGATTTAAAAGTTTTAATTAAAAAACTATCAACTTCATCTCGTACTTCATTAGAACAATCTGCAAATTTATGTGTAAATCATCAAAATTTTGAAATCGAAATTGAGCATTTTTTTGTCAAATTATTAGAACAACCACAAAATGATATTGAAATATTACTAAACAAATACAAAATCTCTAAAGATGGTTTAGTTGCCGATTTACTTGAATGTATTTCGCAACTCCCAAAAGGAAATACGCGTACTCCTATCTTTTCAAAATCTATAGTTCGGCTGTTAGAACAAGCATGGTTATTAGCTTCAGCTGAACAAGATCCAGTCATCCGAAGTGGTCATTTGTTGATTGCCCTTCTTACAGCATCTGATCTTTATCAAATTGCGATTCGGGCATCTAGTTTATTTGATCTGTTCCCGATCGATACAATGAAGCATAAGTTTCTAGAAATTTGCTTGAACAGTTCTGAAAATATTCAAGTGAATAATCAAGAGAATAATGCACAAGAAATAGCTGTTAATACTGAATCAGATAATGTAACTAAAAAAACACCAGCATTGGATCAATTCACGATTAATTTAACTGAAAAAGCCAAAAAAGGGGGCATTGACCCTGTCATTGGCCGTGAATATGAAATTCGCTTAATGCTCGATATTTTAATGCGTCGACGTCAAAACAACCCGATTTTGACAGGTGAACCTGGTGTTGGTAAGACTGCTGTTGTTGAAGGCTTAGCTTTAAAAATTTCCCAAAACCAAGTCCCTGATGCATTAAAAAATGTGCAAGTACATTCCTTGGATATGGGACTGTTACAAGCAGGTGCAAGTGTTAAGGGTGAGTTCGAAAATCGCTTAAAACAAGTCATTCAAGAAGTCCAACAATCAGCACATCCGATTATCTTATTTATCGATGAAGCACACACTATGATTGGTGCTGGTGGGCAAGCTGGGCAAAATGATGCAGCGAATTTATTAAAGCCTGCGCTTGCACGTGGTGAGTTAAGAACAATCGCGGCAACAACTTGGGCTGAATATAAACAGTATTTTGAGAAAGATGCAGCTTTAAGTCGTCGCTTCCAAGTGGTTAAAGTTGAAGAACCCACTGAAGAAGTGGCAATTGATATGCTACGTGCCATGATCCCAGTCATGGCAAATCATTTTAATTTACGTATTGATGATGAAGCGATCGTAACAGCAGTTCATTCCTCACATCGTTATATCAGTGGTCGCCAACTACCAGATAAAGCAATTAGTGTACTTGACACAGCTGCAGCCCGTGTTGCACTCACTCAAAATGCTCAACCGGTGAAACTAGATCAGCTTAAAGCACAACAGCATAATTTGTATCTTGAATTAAACATTATTGAAAATGAGCACTTGCATAATCCTATTCATGACGAGCGCTTAACTCAACTCAAAGCATCTTTGGATGTTCTCAATCAAGATATTGAAAATACTGAAAAGCAGTGGCAAACCGAGCTTCATTTTATTCAACAAATTCAAAGCTTAGAACAAAGCGAAACTGCTGCCCAACAAGCTACAAAGGATGAAATTCTAAAAATTCGTTCGCAGCTACACGCATCCCAAGGTCAAGAACCTCTTGTTTTTGAACGTGTTAATGCACATATCATCAATGAAATTATTTCAGATTGGACAGGTATACCTGTCGGAAAAATGGTCAATGATGAGATCAAACAGATTTTAAGTTTAGAAGAAAAACTTGAACAGCGTGTGATGGGACAAGACTATGCACTTCATCAACTGGTTCAAGGTATTAAGACCTCAAAAGCTCGTTTAGAAGACCCGAATAAGCCACAAGGTGTATTCATGCTTGTCGGTCCGAGTGGTGTGGGTAAAACAGAGACTGCTTTAGCACTTGCAAATGAACTCTATGGTGGTGAGTCACACCTCATCACCATCAATATGTCTGAGTACCAAGAAGCACATACAGTTTCATCCTTAAAAGGTGCGCCTCCAGGCTATGTCGGTTATGGTCAAGGTGGTGTACTGACAGAAGCTGTGCGTCGTAATCCGTATAGTGTTGTGCTATTGGACGAAATCGAAAAATCTCACAGTGACGTGCAAGAGCTTTTCTATCAAGTATTTGATAAAGGCACACTTGAAGATGGCGAAGGTCGTGTGATTGATTTTAAAAATACCACGATTTTACTCACCTCAAATACTGGCTCAAATGCCATTATGCAAGCTTGCCTTAACCAGCCTGTTGAAGAGTGGCCAAATGCAGACGAACTGATCGAACAGCTTAAACCAAGTTTATACAAACAATTCAAACCTGCTTTCCTTGGTCGTATGCGAATTGTGCCGTATTTCCCACTTCATGATGATCTTTTAGTCCGCATTATCGTGCATAAATTAGGCAAAATTACTGCGCGTTTAGAAAAACAATATGAAACAAAGGTTACGCATAGTGATGATTTAATTGAATTGATTTTAAGTCGTTGCACTGAAGTCGATAGTGGTGCACGTAATGTAGACAATATTTTAAACTCTACAGTACTACCCGCTTTAGCCACTGAAATCTTGGTTGCATTGGCTGAGCAAAAACTTCCAAAGACAATTCATATCGATGTGAAAGATGATGAAATCATTTACCTTTTAGATCCACAAGACAAAGTCGCTAAGAAAAAAACCAGTAAAAAGACAAAGAGTGTGGAAGCTTAA
- the tssA gene encoding type VI secretion system protein TssA yields MDINLDALLEPISEEHPCGDDLSFSNDFHDIKKARTHDDPLLDQGDWVAEPKQADWSFVADKTVQLLSEKTKDIRLLTWLTEAWANLYGFEGLIKGLELSHRILEQYWLKLHPEIEDDDLDQRLGLLQGFTTQLPNLIKNVPLINIQPFYSLAQYESFLHLQNTRRKQAEDSDSVEASVELDQFNQALFNTSRTFQYQSYQQFQEILQHWNIIKQVLDALMELEAPSFASIDSQLENIQMNLKKIYKAESFGSTTHVAATEDNPVQANPVATNENHVHPIVQQAQGFQPQPQSHLQNREQAMRVLQDIADYFQTNEPHSPVSYMLQKTIKWSQMPLHEWLTQVIKNENPLDSIQELLGVNQNNESSEW; encoded by the coding sequence ATGGATATTAATTTAGACGCATTATTAGAACCCATATCAGAAGAACATCCATGTGGTGATGATTTATCATTTTCTAATGATTTTCATGACATTAAAAAAGCACGCACGCATGATGATCCTTTGCTTGACCAAGGCGATTGGGTTGCCGAGCCGAAACAAGCAGATTGGTCATTTGTAGCAGACAAAACCGTTCAATTATTGTCAGAAAAAACCAAAGATATCCGTCTACTTACGTGGTTGACGGAAGCTTGGGCGAATTTATATGGTTTTGAAGGTCTAATTAAAGGGCTTGAACTCAGTCACCGTATATTGGAACAATATTGGCTCAAGCTTCATCCTGAAATTGAAGATGACGATTTAGATCAACGACTTGGTTTATTACAAGGGTTTACAACCCAACTTCCGAACTTAATTAAGAATGTTCCACTGATTAATATTCAACCATTCTATTCTCTTGCGCAGTATGAAAGTTTTTTACACTTACAAAATACTCGACGCAAACAAGCTGAAGATTCAGATAGTGTAGAAGCTTCTGTAGAATTGGACCAATTCAATCAAGCACTTTTTAATACTTCTCGTACCTTTCAATACCAAAGTTATCAGCAATTTCAAGAAATTTTGCAGCACTGGAATATTATTAAACAAGTCCTTGACGCTTTAATGGAGTTAGAAGCGCCTAGTTTCGCGAGTATTGATTCACAACTTGAAAATATTCAAATGAATCTGAAAAAAATCTATAAAGCAGAATCATTTGGAAGTACGACTCATGTCGCGGCTACTGAAGATAATCCCGTACAAGCTAATCCTGTAGCAACCAATGAAAACCATGTGCATCCTATTGTTCAGCAAGCTCAAGGCTTTCAGCCTCAACCGCAAAGCCATTTACAAAATCGTGAACAAGCAATGCGTGTTTTACAAGATATTGCAGATTATTTTCAAACCAATGAACCACATAGCCCAGTCAGTTATATGCTACAAAAAACCATTAAGTGGAGCCAAATGCCTTTGCATGAATGGTTAACTCAAGTCATTAAAAATGAAAACCCTCTTGATTCTATTCAAGAATTGTTGGGTGTAAACCAAAATAATGAATCTTCAGAGTGGTAA
- the tssK gene encoding type VI secretion system baseplate subunit TssK has protein sequence MFKAEKILWGEGLFLRPQHFQLQDSYQEQRLNHTIRSTIPYPYGIKNLRFDETQLGTHILALEQIDMIWQDGEIYQAPAKDLLPQPILLDELNLRGEMVIYLALPLLQPNKKNLSDDLDKQPARYHSYLNETHDLFTDATPAEITFLRRRTEFKLFDVQADPNQDLDGFLYLAIGKIKRHSSGSFELDTKYIPPILHIQSNETLLSNLKRTLNVVRAKIKMIQTNNRENEQKLIEFRSGDIVSFWLVNALNTAHATLNHLLQNPQIHPEKLFFELLRLTGSLLTFSTAYEVEHLPQYQHHNLQDSFTQLDKILRELLDTIISSRYISIALKEIRPSYWVGSLETDKITKETRLYIAVSSSMMQTHELIQIVPLRFKVGNTVDVEQRVVAALPAIPIHHLVQIPTAIPVRSGVSYFEIEPHHEMYQRMLDSETICIYVPAGFQDISIELIAVMNG, from the coding sequence ATGTTTAAAGCAGAAAAAATACTTTGGGGTGAAGGTTTATTTTTAAGACCACAGCATTTCCAATTACAAGATAGCTATCAAGAACAACGTTTAAATCATACGATTCGCTCAACAATTCCATATCCTTACGGCATAAAAAATTTACGCTTTGATGAAACTCAGCTCGGTACACATATCCTTGCTTTAGAACAGATCGACATGATTTGGCAAGATGGTGAGATTTATCAAGCACCTGCTAAAGATTTATTACCACAGCCAATCTTATTGGATGAGCTAAATTTACGTGGTGAAATGGTCATCTATTTGGCATTACCGTTGTTACAGCCAAATAAGAAAAATCTTTCAGATGATCTGGATAAACAGCCTGCACGTTATCATTCCTATCTCAATGAAACGCATGATTTATTTACTGATGCGACACCAGCTGAGATTACATTCCTCAGACGTCGTACTGAATTCAAACTTTTTGATGTCCAAGCTGATCCGAATCAAGACTTGGATGGTTTTTTATATTTAGCAATTGGTAAAATAAAAAGACATAGTTCTGGCAGTTTTGAATTAGATACCAAATATATTCCACCGATTTTACATATCCAATCTAACGAAACATTGCTGTCGAATCTAAAACGTACGTTGAATGTCGTTCGTGCAAAAATCAAAATGATTCAAACCAATAATCGTGAAAATGAACAAAAGCTGATTGAATTTCGTTCTGGTGATATTGTTTCTTTCTGGTTGGTCAATGCATTAAATACAGCACATGCAACATTAAACCATCTATTACAGAATCCGCAAATTCACCCAGAAAAATTATTCTTTGAATTATTACGTTTAACAGGCTCTTTGTTAACATTTTCAACGGCATATGAAGTTGAACATTTACCTCAATACCAACACCATAATTTACAAGATAGTTTTACCCAGCTCGATAAAATTTTACGTGAACTTTTAGATACGATTATCTCGAGCCGTTATATCAGCATTGCACTAAAAGAAATTCGTCCATCTTATTGGGTTGGAAGTCTTGAAACAGATAAAATCACCAAAGAAACTAGGCTGTATATTGCTGTATCTAGCAGTATGATGCAAACCCATGAACTGATTCAGATTGTTCCATTACGCTTTAAAGTCGGTAATACCGTCGATGTTGAACAACGTGTTGTTGCTGCACTACCTGCAATTCCAATTCATCATTTGGTTCAGATTCCAACCGCAATCCCAGTACGTTCAGGTGTGAGTTATTTTGAAATAGAACCACATCATGAAATGTATCAACGCATGCTTGATTCAGAAACAATCTGTATCTATGTCCCTGCAGGATTCCAAGACATTAGTATTGAATTAATCGCTGTGATGAATGGTTAA
- the icmH gene encoding type IVB secretion system protein IcmH/DotU — protein sequence MNQNNAAPSLFDDGQIGIGSLPQQPKNTQATNLVDLLHDGFYIVFLIKNQYVPENADRFKEKILDLLNRFEHQAKKLQFSPEDIHDAKYAYCALLDETIVTQQDPAFFNLQNHWLISPLQLTLFGSQLAGYRFFEFLELIRGRGKERLASMEVFHYCLLLGFQGKYRIESIESLNHLVARVGDEIDYLKGKKTAFSPFAALPDQIKNIIHKELPFAWILIFLLIFALLTFTGLRFMLNKNETSSLAKFNNVISAPAEQANITIHLP from the coding sequence ATGAATCAAAATAATGCAGCTCCTTCACTATTCGATGATGGACAAATTGGTATCGGTTCTTTACCGCAGCAACCTAAAAATACGCAAGCAACAAATTTGGTCGACTTGCTACATGATGGTTTTTATATCGTATTCCTTATCAAAAATCAGTATGTCCCTGAGAATGCCGACCGTTTTAAAGAGAAAATTTTAGATTTACTTAATCGTTTTGAACATCAAGCGAAAAAACTACAGTTTTCACCTGAAGATATTCATGATGCGAAGTATGCCTATTGTGCACTACTTGATGAAACTATCGTGACACAACAAGATCCTGCATTTTTTAATCTGCAAAACCATTGGTTGATTAGCCCACTACAATTGACTTTGTTTGGTTCACAGCTTGCAGGTTATCGATTTTTTGAGTTTTTAGAACTGATTCGAGGACGAGGTAAAGAACGATTGGCTTCAATGGAAGTATTTCATTATTGCTTACTACTTGGTTTTCAAGGTAAATATCGAATTGAATCCATTGAAAGTTTGAATCATTTGGTTGCACGGGTTGGTGATGAAATTGACTATTTGAAAGGTAAAAAAACTGCTTTTTCACCATTTGCAGCACTACCAGATCAAATTAAGAATATTATTCATAAAGAATTACCATTCGCTTGGATTCTCATTTTTCTATTGATCTTTGCCTTGCTTACATTTACAGGGTTGAGATTCATGTTAAATAAAAATGAAACCTCCTCTCTCGCCAAATTTAATAATGTGATTTCAGCACCTGCGGAACAAGCCAATATTACGATTCACTTGCCTTAA
- a CDS encoding M15 family metallopeptidase, whose translation MILFVVCCFIFLVLCLSFLMSYELRHKTIDFFKSLIPHGKSKFDSAKSFAEQMNQAASANQTQTHWHLQQWWILIAGFFLLSSILVFAFTRPIDPTKVEAEYLRKTDPQIYALLNGEILSPPPEVDEGLIDAAIIQAQILEGQNPVPSLQIPAGNPTVINNEEFGDQRSSFDTTMIDRKWDKMHPSYKQRLLMVFKIMKERHGYEMVLLEGYRSPERQTRLSGNAATTLAKAYQSYHQFGLAADVAFKRDGKVVISERDPWAWKGYQLYGVVAESVGLTWGGRWTRIHDYGHTEFRMPGLRKNRESAERLIAEAQGQGLMANNISPN comes from the coding sequence ATGATTTTGTTTGTTGTTTGTTGTTTTATTTTCCTTGTACTCTGCCTTAGCTTTTTAATGTCTTATGAGCTACGGCATAAAACAATAGACTTTTTTAAATCTTTAATACCGCATGGAAAAAGTAAGTTTGACTCAGCAAAAAGTTTTGCTGAGCAAATGAATCAGGCTGCATCAGCAAATCAAACGCAAACACATTGGCATCTACAGCAGTGGTGGATCTTGATTGCTGGCTTTTTCTTATTATCAAGCATCCTAGTTTTTGCATTTACTCGTCCCATTGATCCAACTAAAGTGGAAGCTGAATATTTAAGAAAAACTGACCCACAAATTTACGCCTTACTCAACGGTGAAATTTTGAGTCCGCCGCCAGAAGTAGATGAAGGTTTAATTGATGCCGCAATTATACAAGCTCAAATATTAGAAGGACAAAATCCCGTACCAAGTCTGCAAATCCCAGCTGGCAATCCAACTGTTATTAACAACGAAGAATTTGGGGACCAGCGTAGTAGCTTTGATACAACAATGATTGACCGTAAATGGGACAAAATGCACCCAAGCTATAAACAGCGATTACTCATGGTCTTTAAAATTATGAAAGAACGACACGGTTATGAAATGGTTCTCCTCGAAGGTTATCGTAGTCCTGAGCGCCAAACACGTTTATCTGGAAATGCAGCAACAACATTAGCAAAAGCCTATCAAAGTTATCATCAATTTGGTTTAGCGGCTGACGTTGCATTTAAACGTGATGGAAAAGTTGTTATTTCTGAACGTGATCCTTGGGCATGGAAAGGCTATCAACTTTATGGTGTTGTTGCTGAATCTGTTGGCTTAACATGGGGAGGACGTTGGACACGTATTCATGACTATGGTCATACAGAATTCCGCATGCCAGGACTTCGTAAAAACCGTGAATCAGCGGAAAGATTGATAGCAGAAGCTCAAGGACAAGGTTTAATGGCGAACAATATTAGTCCGAATTGA